In the Orenia marismortui DSM 5156 genome, one interval contains:
- a CDS encoding Hsp20 family protein, with product MFEPLSTRKKELTSNLKSFWNETSFFNNSMDMANIGFETDIKEDNKKYIITANLPGLNKEDISIEADKNYLTISANNERLVKEERKQNHIYRESHISNYQRSFYINNTITSEITAKFDNDILKINIPKKNTSTKYKIDIN from the coding sequence ATGTTTGAACCCTTAAGTACAAGAAAAAAAGAGTTAACTAGTAACTTAAAATCCTTTTGGAATGAAACAAGCTTCTTTAATAATTCTATGGACATGGCAAATATAGGTTTTGAAACTGATATTAAGGAAGATAATAAAAAATATATTATCACAGCAAACTTACCTGGTTTAAATAAAGAAGATATTTCAATAGAGGCAGATAAAAATTACTTGACTATCTCCGCTAATAACGAAAGGTTAGTAAAAGAAGAAAGAAAACAAAATCATATCTACCGTGAAAGTCATATCAGTAATTATCAACGTAGCTTTTATATTAATAATACTATAACTAGTGAAATCACTGCAAAATTCGATAATGATATTTTAAAGATTAATATTCCAAAGAAAAACACTAGTACTAAATATAAAATTGATATCAATTAA
- a CDS encoding tetratricopeptide repeat protein, whose translation MKKKAYNLIVIVSILIMLLTGSVFASSEANLSPYQKGLNYFRAGNYEAAVGQLVEAVAENPDLMYPHYILGLTYYRLGKVEFAETQLKQAHEINPKHYRVMVNLARTYLKEDKLNEAVNILKESIVANGRQDDAYNVLGRAYMNQGNLSEAIINYKKAVEFAPNNYYALNNLGLAYIQSGQYSQAIPVLKQATKLKPSLPYLYNNLGISYENIGQLDNAKAAYQKALAVNPNYSKAKVNLNRVSRLIESKK comes from the coding sequence ATGAAGAAGAAAGCTTATAATTTAATAGTAATTGTTTCAATTTTAATTATGTTATTAACAGGAAGTGTTTTTGCATCCTCTGAAGCTAATCTGAGCCCTTATCAGAAAGGTTTAAATTACTTTAGAGCTGGTAATTACGAAGCTGCTGTTGGTCAATTGGTAGAAGCTGTTGCAGAAAATCCTGATTTAATGTACCCACATTATATTTTAGGATTAACTTATTATCGTTTAGGTAAAGTGGAGTTTGCCGAAACTCAGTTAAAACAAGCTCATGAAATTAATCCTAAGCATTATCGGGTTATGGTTAATTTAGCTAGGACCTATTTGAAAGAAGATAAGTTGAATGAAGCGGTAAATATTCTTAAAGAATCAATAGTAGCTAATGGTAGACAAGATGATGCCTACAATGTATTAGGTAGAGCATATATGAATCAAGGAAATTTATCAGAAGCAATAATTAACTATAAAAAAGCAGTAGAGTTTGCTCCAAATAACTATTATGCTTTAAATAATTTGGGTCTTGCTTATATTCAAAGTGGACAGTATAGTCAAGCTATTCCTGTTTTAAAGCAAGCAACTAAATTAAAACCATCGTTACCATATTTATATAATAATCTAGGAATTTCTTATGAAAATATTGGTCAATTAGATAATGCTAAAGCAGCTTATCAAAAAGCTTTAGCAGTTAATCCAAATTATAGTAAAGCTAAGGTTAACTTAAATCGTGTTAGCAGATTGATTGAAAGTAAAAAATAA
- a CDS encoding S-ribosylhomocysteine lyase has protein sequence MKKTNVESFEFDHRKVTAPYIREVVVYENEDYGVVSKYDIRVCQPNEDFLEPGIIHSMEHLLADKIRDIIEGVIDLSPMGCLTGFYLTVFGKRDLEEIKAKIVESFKAASEVEEVPAMNEIQCGNYRLHQPKLAKAKLEEFVSKMK, from the coding sequence ATGAAAAAGACTAATGTAGAAAGCTTTGAATTTGACCATAGAAAAGTAACAGCACCATATATTAGAGAGGTAGTAGTATATGAGAATGAAGATTATGGTGTTGTGAGCAAATACGACATTAGGGTATGCCAGCCGAATGAAGATTTTTTAGAACCGGGAATTATTCATTCTATGGAACACTTATTAGCAGATAAGATTAGAGATATTATTGAAGGTGTAATTGATTTATCACCTATGGGCTGTCTGACAGGATTTTATTTGACTGTTTTTGGGAAGAGAGATTTAGAAGAAATTAAAGCCAAAATAGTAGAAAGTTTTAAAGCTGCAAGCGAGGTTGAAGAAGTTCCAGCTATGAATGAGATTCAATGTGGTAACTATAGATTACATCAACCCAAATTAGCTAAAGCTAAATTAGAAGAATTCGTTAGCAAAATGAAATAG
- a CDS encoding nucleotidyltransferase domain-containing protein — MYNRIISKLRDIEEENNIRILYAVEAGSRAWGFSSETSDYDIRFIYVHPIEWYLSIEEKEDYIDLQINNSIDLHGWDLQKTLKLFRKSNPSILEWLHSSSIYIENSTLIDRLRRLSRDYFSPKALLYHYLNMAKANYKKYLGENKINLKKYLYIIMPLLACSYIKNKKKIPVMNFYNLMNSELNNSLLLEEISSLLIQKKSDKYNKEILRLDIIDDFLETQINYYQEYVLKVEGKDPIDYNCLDKLFQKSLEEIWRLSL; from the coding sequence ATGTATAATCGAATTATTTCTAAATTAAGAGATATAGAAGAGGAGAATAATATTAGAATATTGTATGCAGTGGAAGCTGGTAGTAGAGCTTGGGGTTTTTCATCTGAAACTAGTGATTATGATATTAGGTTTATATATGTTCACCCTATAGAATGGTACTTAAGTATAGAAGAGAAAGAAGATTATATAGATCTTCAAATAAATAATTCAATTGATTTACATGGCTGGGATCTACAGAAAACTTTGAAATTATTTAGAAAATCTAATCCATCTATCTTAGAATGGTTACATTCATCAAGTATTTATATAGAAAATTCAACTTTAATAGATCGACTAAGAAGGTTAAGTAGAGATTATTTTTCACCTAAGGCTTTATTATATCATTATTTAAATATGGCTAAAGCAAACTATAAAAAATATTTAGGAGAAAATAAAATTAATCTAAAAAAGTATCTTTATATAATAATGCCTCTTTTAGCCTGCAGTTATATAAAGAATAAGAAGAAGATCCCAGTTATGAATTTTTATAATTTAATGAATTCTGAATTAAATAATTCACTATTATTAGAGGAAATAAGTTCATTATTAATTCAAAAAAAGTCTGATAAGTATAATAAAGAGATATTAAGATTAGATATTATTGATGACTTTTTAGAAACACAGATAAATTATTATCAGGAATATGTACTAAAGGTGGAGGGTAAAGATCCAATTGACTATAATTGTTTAGATAAGCTGTTTCAAAAATCCTTAGAGGAGATTTGGAGATTAAGTTTATAA
- the nrdR gene encoding transcriptional regulator NrdR has protein sequence MRCPYCTYLESKVVDSRATEENTTIRRRRECLECAKRFTTYERIDELPIMIIKRDGSRERFDRNKILNGLLKSCEKRSISRDQLEGIVNSVEQKIRNQMEDEVESTVIGEIVMEYLSKLDEIAYVRFASVYRQFKDIETFRMELDKLLDN, from the coding sequence ATGAGATGCCCATATTGTACATATCTTGAAAGTAAGGTAGTTGATTCTAGAGCAACAGAAGAGAATACAACCATTAGACGTAGAAGAGAATGTTTAGAGTGTGCTAAGAGGTTTACAACTTATGAACGAATAGATGAGTTACCTATTATGATAATTAAGCGTGATGGAAGTCGAGAAAGATTTGATCGTAATAAGATTTTAAATGGTTTATTAAAGTCTTGTGAAAAAAGATCAATATCTCGAGATCAGCTAGAAGGAATAGTTAATTCAGTAGAGCAGAAGATTAGAAATCAGATGGAAGATGAAGTAGAGAGCACTGTTATAGGAGAGATAGTTATGGAATATTTAAGTAAATTGGATGAAATAGCTTATGTTCGATTTGCTTCAGTGTATAGACAGTTTAAAGATATTGAGACCTTTAGAATGGAATTAGATAAGCTGTTAGATAATTAA
- a CDS encoding IS30 family transposase has translation MCQNNYNTKSRKGKHLKWEERKIIEHLYNIQNKSKTAIARELGRHRTTISREIERGKLVLLNSDYTKRIEYDADIAQNLYDNNATAKGAKIKIGKDHQLAEFIEEKIKGNYSPEVIAEMIKEDDGFEIKIHWKTIYNYIDKGILFIDREDLVYGRYKKTNKSKQKEKESTKRRKEGRKISDRPKEADKRSEIGHWEMDLVEGRKGKDEPFLLVLTERYSRKEIIELIPNKTQESVIKGLDRVERRIGVRKFRDLFKTITTDNGKEFYDYEGIETSFTGSDISRTSQYYADAYCSWQRGSNENLNKMIRRFLPKGSSFKNISRNEVKRIERWINNYPRKMFGFKNANYIFEEQLKAA, from the coding sequence ATGTGCCAAAATAATTATAACACAAAAAGTAGAAAAGGAAAACATTTAAAGTGGGAAGAGAGAAAGATAATAGAACATTTATATAATATACAAAACAAATCGAAGACAGCAATAGCAAGAGAGTTAGGGAGGCATAGGACGACAATAAGTCGAGAAATTGAAAGGGGAAAGCTTGTATTATTAAATTCAGATTACACTAAAAGAATAGAATACGATGCTGATATAGCTCAAAACTTATATGATAACAATGCGACTGCTAAAGGAGCTAAGATTAAAATAGGAAAAGATCATCAATTAGCTGAATTCATAGAAGAAAAAATAAAAGGAAATTATTCTCCAGAGGTAATTGCAGAGATGATTAAAGAGGATGATGGGTTTGAAATTAAAATACATTGGAAGACGATATATAATTATATAGATAAAGGCATTCTGTTTATAGATAGAGAAGATTTGGTTTATGGTAGATATAAAAAGACTAATAAATCTAAACAGAAAGAAAAAGAATCAACAAAAAGGAGAAAAGAGGGAAGAAAGATATCAGATAGGCCTAAGGAAGCTGATAAAAGGTCAGAAATAGGTCATTGGGAAATGGACTTAGTAGAGGGTAGGAAAGGTAAAGATGAGCCCTTTTTATTAGTTTTAACAGAGAGATATAGTCGCAAAGAAATAATAGAACTAATACCTAATAAGACTCAAGAATCTGTAATAAAAGGATTAGATCGCGTAGAAAGAAGAATAGGAGTTAGAAAATTTAGAGACTTATTTAAAACTATAACTACAGATAATGGTAAAGAATTCTATGATTATGAAGGGATAGAAACTTCCTTTACAGGAAGTGATATCTCAAGAACTAGTCAATATTATGCTGATGCTTATTGTTCTTGGCAAAGAGGTAGTAATGAGAATTTAAATAAAATGATTAGAAGGTTTTTACCAAAAGGAAGTAGCTTTAAGAATATTAGCAGAAATGAAGTTAAAAGAATTGAGCGATGGATAAATAATTATCCACGAAAAATGTTTGGGTTTAAGAATGCAAATTATATATTTGAAGAACAGTTAAAGGCAGCTTAA
- a CDS encoding YlmC/YmxH family sporulation protein yields the protein MIKTSDLRAKEVIDVNTGQRLGLITDIDIDLVEGKIKGISVPKEDKGFKFFLKGDDVYIPWEEISRIGEDVILVNVNRVNNISNTNNEI from the coding sequence ATTATTAAAACTTCAGATTTAAGGGCTAAAGAAGTTATTGATGTTAATACTGGTCAAAGGTTAGGTCTTATAACAGATATTGATATTGATTTAGTAGAAGGTAAAATCAAAGGTATATCAGTTCCAAAAGAAGATAAGGGATTCAAATTTTTTCTAAAAGGTGATGATGTATACATACCTTGGGAAGAAATAAGTAGAATAGGTGAAGATGTAATATTAGTTAATGTAAATAGAGTGAATAATATTAGTAATACAAACAATGAAATTTAA
- the spoIIR gene encoding stage II sporulation protein R: MRRVRFVILVVIIISTFFIVGMKHTIVLDSTSLNNYTKDQLLRLHVVANSNSLEDQKIKREVRDVIIKNSSKFFVSLDNPFQAEAIVKKHLPDIKEIITQKLLEHNKDYDVNLKLNNFYFPTRSYGNETLESGKYKALKVILGEGNGENWWCVLFPPLCFVDSMDESSKKELEELAAENKQLVSKEMDIEFKFKFVEFIRENPKFVKSKLKLVHILETSFPNLNKLLFPAEENNKSGSN; encoded by the coding sequence ATGAGACGCGTTAGATTTGTAATCTTAGTAGTTATAATAATAAGTACGTTCTTTATAGTAGGAATGAAACATACTATTGTTTTAGATAGTACAAGTCTTAATAATTATACTAAAGATCAACTATTAAGATTACATGTTGTTGCTAATAGTAATTCATTAGAAGATCAAAAAATAAAAAGAGAAGTTAGAGATGTGATTATTAAAAACTCATCTAAATTTTTTGTTTCATTAGATAATCCTTTTCAAGCTGAAGCTATTGTAAAAAAACACTTACCAGACATAAAAGAAATAATCACCCAAAAATTACTAGAACATAATAAAGACTATGATGTTAATTTAAAGCTTAATAATTTCTACTTTCCTACGCGAAGTTATGGTAATGAAACATTAGAGTCTGGTAAATATAAAGCTTTAAAAGTAATATTAGGGGAAGGTAATGGAGAAAATTGGTGGTGTGTATTATTTCCTCCACTATGTTTTGTTGATTCTATGGATGAATCATCAAAAAAAGAATTAGAAGAATTAGCTGCTGAAAATAAACAATTGGTAAGTAAAGAGATGGATATAGAATTTAAATTTAAGTTCGTAGAATTTATAAGAGAAAATCCTAAGTTTGTTAAGTCCAAATTAAAATTAGTTCATATTTTAGAGACTTCTTTTCCAAATTTAAATAAGTTGTTATTTCCTGCTGAAGAAAATAATAAATCAGGATCTAATTAA